From the genome of Athalia rosae chromosome 3, iyAthRosa1.1, whole genome shotgun sequence:
TTATCCGTCGAAGTGACTAGCCttcttcttttggtttttggttttttattttttattcgcttttgCAAATAATCTCACAGTTCATAATATTTCATGAAAAGAATTCATACAATTTCAAGGGCCGATTAATGGAAATTATCACCTTCGAGTTTTTCTAAAACTTCTGGAGAACTGCGCGGAGAACTTATACATTGACAAGTTTTTCTCGATTACAAAAATGTCATAGCTATTTCGCGATGgttttctcgtctcttttgGTTTCGTTCTCTGTCGGCCATTGATACAACCATACGTCACAAAATCTTCGATGCCACTTCTCctttgtttcactttttttttatgtatcttTTGCGCAAAGTTGTCATCACCTAAACCTACACGAATATGCTGACAGAGTGcacgaagaaagaaataaaaatgaactgaAGTAACAGAAGAATACGGAACTTTTTTACAgagttgaaaataagaaacaagaACGAGATGTTATGATAAGTAGCCAAGTCTTTCGTAATaaacaatataaataaaaatcggatTCCACGAAAATCTGACGACTCTACCCACAGATTTCGATCTGATCATAAGGGAggcaaataaagaaaagagaaagcaggaaaaataattgtcaatTAGGTTTAATGTGTACGTGATGttataaaacggaaaaatttcattggaaTCAAATGATATGCGTTTgcttatttttaataaattgttCTATATACTGTGCTTCTTTATTCTATGACTAACAACCACTACCACAGGGCGGCGACCGACTCCTCAAGGTCACCGCGTAGGGATCCGGGGCAACCTGCGAATCAAGGTGGAACGGATGCGGAGGGCTCGGGTGGTCAAGTGGTCACGCAGAAACGGAAGCTTCGCACCCCCATTTGGGCAAGGTTGCGAAACATTAACATTTGAACCAAATCATTGGAAAAAACGTCCCCAATaactataacaaaaaaaaaaaaaaaaaaaaaagaatgaaatttgCATTCGATAAGACCCCACGTAtcgtattttttgttgttcttgttatcattattggtatcctaattatcattatcgttgttataattacgattattaattttttagctttttcgttttgaaaaattttgtattccGTTCCCTTTGTTTTTTCCGTACGTCTATGTATCGTGTACATATTTGACACGTGTACATTCTCATCATCCAAAGAAATGTCgttagaaaagaaagagagaaatagaatttaattagatgaaaaaaagttgtgAGAATGAATAGCAgtagaaataaatttgtagAGGGTGTGTgatgtgtataattattatactgtTATAGGTATTAAAATGTGttgaaattcttcattttatttatttatttattttctatatttaaAATACACACGGTATGCAATTTCTTAATTAATAAATCCGCGAGTGCAATTTATAGAAATttgatacacgtgtacattagTACATGCATAAGATTAAGTTACGTATATTCATAACCCAAGAGTGCCGCATGCTAGTTAGTTTATTAACGGGTCAGGTAGTCGTAGTTGTGATTATACGGaccaaaaaactaaaaaaaaaataagagaaaagaaaaaagaaattaaatcaaataaacTTAAATCACATAGCGCTGCACGTTATTAAATTTCGTATTAATTAACCATCGCAACACCAGAGCATACATCTACAACAGGTGTATCGCAATTAAGTAGATGCtgaaagacgaaaaagaaagaaccacTCAAATAACgctaataatatattacagtAATTATTACTCTCAGGTATGTAATCGAACGAATTTAATCTAATTCGAAATTGGTGCAAATTAGACAAGAGGAAAATATTATCAGTAGTGAATTATAATTAGCGACCCGCATCGTGTATAATTTCATTTAACGATTAACCGAAATTCACCTGATTTTCACTGATATTCGTAACACACGTAGAGTCAACCATATCTAACGACTGTCCACACACACTCATCTCCCACACTTTcgaatcattgaaattttatcttacttgtacatacatatatcggtACAATAACTATAGCATGATTagttgataaatatttcaattttattttactttttgtttcttgttaaTTACAATCTAATACACCATTTACTATCGTATGTATAAACGTGTAACATTATAGTATGTGTTCCTTAGGAATTGTTGCCTGTTCTTGGATCCCATTGGATGTGTCTGCCTGTTCATCTTTATTGCATCTGGTTGTTatccattatcattattatcgtttaATGAACATGTTCCGTTTAGAATTAATACATTTCTATCTGTATATCCAACTGTACATTGTTGTAATATGTAAGTCTGTACTCTGCCGATtcgtattcttcttctttttcgttgaattttttttatcttttcacttttttttgaatcgtGTAAACGTCTTCTCCGACGAGTGCAAAATTCATATGTAATTACATGGAAATTATGTAATTACACTCCGGGGCTAACACGTTTACATTGTATTTGTAATTCTGTGTTTCCGTTAAAATTTTCCTAATTGTTATACCTGATTATTGTTATCGGTTGTACTTCggaatatcaaatatttgacgagttatttttaaaagttttcttttactcCCCCGAATGACTGTTTACCgaatttttattagttttacTATAATGTGACGTCATTaatgcatattatatatacctctatGTACCCCACATGTGGATGTTGAGTCTACTCgtatattactattatcattattattattattactatagacattgttataattattattaccattgaCGTGTTAATGTTACCTAAACGTGCGTTATGAATCTTGTGATGTTTCGATATCTGTATGATAACGGTTGGTGTTTTCCTAATTGAAGGGATCAGGCGGAACGCCAAGAGAAgacagcgtcgcgacgccaacCTGGCGCGCCTTGTAGTAGGTTTGTTCCCATTTTCCAGTTTCTCCAATTACCAAAAGCCACTACAAAGCCAAAAGCTCGATGCTTCTGTAGCCTGTTTCTGCTCACCCGCTTATTCTTGATCTTCGCTGTATCTTTCATATgtactatacatacctatatatcttATTACTCGCTTGCCTTGTAcatagatacatatgtatgcctTCCAACGTTTATGTGAATACATTTTAGTTACATCGtgtggtatatgtatgtatacatatacgcatatataatatagaaaTTCCGCTCATTGTTTGCCGTTTTGTAAGACGACACTCTTCTCAGTTCCCCGTTACGTTCCACCGGTTCTACTCGTCCAAATACAACCCCGTCTTCCCCAAGCGGCGTTTACTCGGTCGGTAAGTTGAATTGCCTACTCATCAGGCGTTCACCCTCCCCGTCTCCTGATGAGCAGCCAATTTagcttctttctttcatttttgacagATTTTTTCGGGTTTCAATACATAATGACATTGATATTTGAATCTATAGATTAcgtgtataagtatacgtatatatactggTACTTTTTAAGGGTTCTTTATTTGCGAGTACATTGAAAGGAATGCTTGTACAATTGAATGTTTGTTCGCATTATAATTTTAGTGGAATGTACACAATTACTTTCCATCGATTCATTAAATGGGGAGAATtgctttttggtttttttgattGAGGATTATggtaaaattcaataatttcacaGCATGTTCCACGAAATTGGGCCCTCGTAACTCGTAATATGAATTGTGAGGTTTCAATTCTGGATACTGCGGTTGAATTATTTGTAAATTCCAAAAATACTTGAAACCAACgaatagaagttttttttttcgacttccTACGTTATGCACGTTTTAAATTCGTAAAGTTTTTCTGTTAGTGCTTGTATATCGAGTGCACGATTCTTACCCCATGATGCATCGTGTGATTAATTCGTACGTGTAATCGTGAAGAAAGGTAAAAAATCGcgatgaggaaaaaaggaaaaaagaaaaaatatccaaagaTTAAAATTAGTAGACCCATAATCAGACGCGTTGTGATACTCGGCGACGTGATGACGgaaatataagaaaattaGTTAAAATTCgattgcaatattttttccacagtTCGATGCACTCGAGTTCCCCATTTtgtttgaattgattttcatttccattgaTATCATTTCCACTTGAATATATGCCCAGTAAGTTCACATTCATTTCACTACTAGCTGCGCAGGACTTTTGTTCTACGGATTTATCAGCTCGAAGCACGTGATGTTCGCGCTTTTGTGCTTCGATTATTGTTCAGACAATTCGCAAAACCCGGAAaacaagtgaaataaaaaaccgacAAGCAAACAAAAACGGCGGTAGAAAATAGAGAATGATTACAGGAGAATATAACAACGAAGGATAAAAatagagatgaaaaagaaaaaagtataacaaagaaaaaaacacctaTAGAAAATTGGAGGTGTAGAAACCTCCTCTCTTTAATTACGCATCGCGTCAACGCGCGATTCTCGACGTCATTTGTAAAAGTACAGCATAAACGTACCCATACGTTTGCTCGGTATTCGAGCGTCATATTTGTTTTCCCAAGAAATATtggttcatttattttcactccaCCTGCATATACGTCAAAGTAGGTATTACTATCTGCGATATACGCATAGTACATCATTAATAGTAGCgtaaaaaagcggaaaaaaaaaaaatgaaaaaacccgACTCGTTTGCGTTTTACTTATTTGTTCGTACAGGTACCATTAATactataccgtacgtataataggtaatagaaaattgatcgtgaTCAGAATTATTGAAACCTTAGAAATATCGAAAGTgggtattttttcattcgtcttttcatttcagatcttgttattgttttttatcctttttcattattgttagtcattactttttgttttaatttttcaacagttATACTATCTGTGAGATTAAATACGTAATCGAGTTGTtatcatcaattccgcgaaTACGTCTTGAAATTTGTTTAATACTGTACGTAGTTTTCGtgcgattttttaaatatatttatattaattttttcatcttttgtttttattgcATTTTTATCAACCGGAAATGCGGAATTAAACGATCACTTGAAAATACGGTGCAAAAttagagtttgaaaaatttcaaacaaatcgTTGATTTCATCGTACGCTGcatgtgttgaaaaaattacagtgATCTTTATGTGATTGACGTAACTTATTTATATTCGATACACggaatataatacataataataatattagatgataataataacgaaactAAATCGACACATGTGTTCCACCCACAACAGAGCTTGTTGTTGCAGAGTACATAATTCAACAGCAGTCCTCGTCGTTGCAATTAattaatgtatataatttcaatatttgaatattacaTTACCGCTTATTGGTTATAACGTAgtttacgtatatacgtgtttaGTTTCTGTAGAATATTCAtaattgtttataattttcattgaaatttcacaACTAGTCTGTGAAGTGGCAAGCCAAAAACAACAAACCGTTGTATTCCCGATCTgtacatacccatgtataGTATGTAGCGAACCAGTACGTCATAGTAGAAGCGCTTAGcttatttattctttcgaattatttttaacgaaaacaaaaaaagcaataaaaccaaaaactaATCAATATCCGAACCTCACtcgaagtatacatatatataattatatatatttatatttaataattacataataaatatttcctgtataatataatactaCAATAGGTGATAATTTAATTCGCTGCTCTTTTTCAAGTAGTTATCATCATGGCatcagatttaaaaaaaaaagaaaaaaacaatagtGTCCACTGGACGAAACCATTTTCTTTGATTATATGCTGtgtttaaatattttactGGCTTGTACTTacatgagaaattttttttttgttttttttttccatcaaatctTTGCCAGACGTTTGGCGGACGAAGATGACGAGTTGTCAGAGGTTCAGCCGGACGCGGTGCCTCCCGAAGTTCGCGAATGGTTGGCATCTACCTTCACCAGGCAGCTGGCAACCACTCGACGCAAAGCTGATGAAAAGCCAAAGTTTCGATCTGTGGCACACGCTATCCGCGCTGGAATCTTTGTCGACCGAATTTATAGGAAGGTTACAACAACACCCCTCATGCAATTCCCGGAGGACGTCGTCAGAGTTCTAAAGGTCGTGATCATGTGATATTTGGGttctcttttccttcattttcgcCATTTACATTTCTCGAGtcatgaaaatttcactcggagaaaaaaaaagttctcctCTTCGCCGTGGAATTTCGTTTAGATTTCTCCTTTTTGCAATTTGCGATTCGGCAGAACGAGAACACTGTTTCCGTTAACTTGCGAATGTTCGCATTCGATGCGGtgaatgagatgaaaatttttcaccgagtgattattcaatttccgttgaaaagaaacaaaaaaatattaaaaataagtgAGACGCGCGTGATTCGATGGATAGAGAAACCTCGCGGTTACCCCACAtgttttttatcgtttcgacTGTAGAAAAGAATCTGAATCAGAATAATGGAAGaacgcttgaaaaaaaaaaaaacaaaaaacaaaaaagaaatgaatgaataaagataaataaaattgttacCGGACAATAAAACGAGTGATATTGTCGAGAGGAATGGTAATATAAAGGAAGCCattcttttattcatatttctcttattcttttttgttttgtagtAATAATTACGTTCAATTCCTCAACAAAGGTTGGAAAAGGAAATCGTACACAGACACAACTTCTCAGTTGAAATGTAAAGAAAGCTTGAATTTGTAAGAAATTCCGATTTGTATTCAACCGACTACACGAAATTTCGCAGTTCAATGGAAAATCGAGGCTTCTTCAACTCCCAACGAGTTCGGGAAAGGCAATTACTAGTTGATGCGATACAGAACATAaggatttttccttttcatgaTCCCACACCGCCCGTCTctgcgaaaattgaaaagaaacatcgagcgattattttctcctccttccgAAGATACGTCAAAAATTCGTCGGGAGAGAGGTTGttctctgttttttgtttactTAATGTCCCAATCACGCGCGTCTGGCCTAATTAGTTGGTAAAACCAATTATCCCTCCGTATTCTAGGCGTTTTCCGCAAcgcggtagtttttttttgtttccattgtctttttctttgtatcaTTGTTGTATGTAATTAAAATCCTTTGTGTTTGAAAAGACGTTGGACGATTGGTCCTTCGACGTCTTCTCGCTGAACGAAGCCGCCTCTGGAGCTCCGATTCGGTACCTTGGATACGATCTTCTCAATCGATACGGAATGATCCACAAATTTAAAGTACCGCCCGCCGTCCTTGAAAGCTTTCTGGTGAGGGTCGAAGAGGGATACTGCAGACATAGAAATCCTTATCATAACAATCTACACGCCGCCGACGTCGCTCAGACTATGCACTACGTCTTGTGTCAAACCGGGCTGATGGTGagtgtgatattttatttttttgtcactctTATGTCAAGTATCTTTTGGGGGtctgaattttctctctctttctctctcccatTGCAGAATTGGCTTACGGATTTGGAGATATTCGCCACCTTGGTAGCAGCGATTATTCACGATTTCGAACACACTGGAACGACGAACAATTTTCACGTGATGTCCGGCAGCGACACTGCTCTTTTATATAACGATAGAGCTGTGCTTGAAAATCATCACATTTCGGCGAGTTttcggtaaaataaaaaacaaaagatcaCTTCGCCCACAAATTGCGTACACATAagtcgaaagaaatttttaatcaccgaAGAAAGTTCCCTTCGATTCCAGTTCAGTcgacgaatgattttttttcttattttttcgtgCGATATATTTGATTCGCTTTCAGGATACTTCGCGAGGAGGATTGCAAcattcttcaaaatttatcaCGAGAAGAATTCCGCGAGTTCAGATCTCTGGTGATCGACATGGTCCTTGCGACTGACATGAGCTTTCATTTTCAACAGTTGAAAAACATGAAGAATTTATTGAGTCTCACCGAGCCTACGGTTGATAAAAGTAAAGCTGTCAGTCTAGTTTTACACTGCTGCGACATTTCTCACCCTGCGAAGCGATGGGATCTACACCATAAGTAAACAACCCTTAACTTGACCTAGCCCAACTCTAGCCTGACGTAGCGTAGATGTTCTATTTTCACAAGATTGATAGTCTTCCTTTCAACCGCAACGCCCGTacagaaactttttttcatatcaatgAACTTTGcaccatttttttcacttttttctttccgttcttGGGCTGCCTTCCAACGCAATAtcaaattatatacgtacagcgtATTCCGAACAtcgagttttttattcttaataaaatattcctcGAATAGTCAGTTGATAAGAGATTTTCAATGGTTGGGCACATATTTTTTGCTCGAGAAGCTTCACCGTTATTTAAATCGTATCTGaccatttttttgttactaAATTTTCAGATGGACGATGCAGCTTCtcgaggaatttttccgaCAGGGTGACAAGGAGAGAGCCTTAGGTCTCCCGTTTTCGCCGTTATGCGATCGAAACAACACCTTAGTGGCCGAATCTCAGATTGGTTTTATCGAATTTATCGTGGAACCGAGTATGCAAGTCTGCAGTGATATGTTGGAATCGGTTCTGGCACCTTTAAATCCAAAAACTGACGTTCCGCAGGAGGCGGAAGCTGGtaagaataatataaaattaataacgaatCGTAACCCCCGTCTCCGATATTTCCGATACAATTATTCGTTCTACTCCGTTCACGTGTTCGCTTTTCCTCATTCTCCTCAgtttaaaaaatgtaacgcCAAACTATATCTTATTTGCATTCACGAACAAAACCATTGTAAAGAGTTTTTCACCCCTGAAACTGGacggaattaattatttctggtTTTTTCCGTTACATGTCGTAATTAACTTCGGAACgagcataaaattttttcaccttctttttccctccgtctTTTCCATGCAGCTTAACCCTATTTGCTTTGAATTTTCAGCGACTGCAGGTGACAATAGGTTCAGGATTAAAAAACCTTGGACTCTTTGTCTcggggagaacaaaaaaatctggaaagaGCAGGCGGCTAAAGGTATTATAAAGTTTatcgaatgaaaacgaaaaagaaaaaagacctcgaaaaatgaagagctgTAAAAAATCCCCTAGATCGTCATCAATCGAAGTATCATAGGTTTGATATCcgacaattgttttttttcagacgCGGAAATTAGATTGCAGAAGGAAAAGGAGCAGAAAGAAAGCGAGGAAGTTGacgaagaaaagggaaaaaattcttcgctcaCCACAGCCGAAGAGTAGAAGAcgaggagaagaggaaaaaaattattgaatgaataaataataaatagttGAAGTAAAATATGTATAGGAACTTATGTGTAAGGGTAGGAATACattgagagaaaagagaaaaaatgacagGGAAAATGACGCTGATAGACGAGTGAATGCAGCGCGGTgacg
Proteins encoded in this window:
- the LOC105690049 gene encoding dual specificity calcium/calmodulin-dependent 3',5'-cyclic nucleotide phosphodiesterase 1 isoform X6, which codes for MSRQNKDPVHKCHSDPGGGGGGGGGSGGNSDSAGSAIPPAIGGGTSSRRISRKIISNLPSSAPPLTSATRKCVLTLDGYSYVIVASPPDRRVTKDDIGLAEASSLCSTFGQIQTHANSQQSSVDVASPAGASSCTGGGGGEGGGGRGAGGNASWALQTPAGQNGEPFRKQGPLTIVRRSSGKGKNVRNTGSGSLDSASSSCSLSNPGGKIQFHNIDSELLANPSLPAVDTPDACDKAALRLRCLLKQLQHGEISAELLQLNLHYAARVLEAVFIDETRDQAERQEKTASRRQPGAPCSRRLADEDDELSEVQPDAVPPEVREWLASTFTRQLATTRRKADEKPKFRSVAHAIRAGIFVDRIYRKVTTTPLMQFPEDVVRVLKTLDDWSFDVFSLNEAASGAPIRYLGYDLLNRYGMIHKFKVPPAVLESFLVRVEEGYCRHRNPYHNNLHAADVAQTMHYVLCQTGLMNWLTDLEIFATLVAAIIHDFEHTGTTNNFHVMSGSDTALLYNDRAVLENHHISASFRILREEDCNILQNLSREEFREFRSLVIDMVLATDMSFHFQQLKNMKNLLSLTEPTVDKSKAVSLVLHCCDISHPAKRWDLHHKWTMQLLEEFFRQGDKERALGLPFSPLCDRNNTLVAESQIGFIEFIVEPSMQVCSDMLESVLAPLNPKTDVPQEAEAATAGDNRFRIKKPWTLCLGENKKIWKEQAAKDAEIRLQKEKEQKESEEVDEEKGKNSSLTTAEE
- the LOC105690049 gene encoding dual specificity calcium/calmodulin-dependent 3',5'-cyclic nucleotide phosphodiesterase 1 isoform X7, with the translated sequence MSRQNKDPVHKCHSDPGGGGGGGGGSGGNSDSAGSAIPPAIGGGTSSRRISRKIISNLPSSAPPLTSATRKCVLTLDGYSYVIVASPPDRRVTKDDIGLAEASSLCSTFGQIQTHANSQQSSVDVASPAGASSCTGGGGGEGGGGRGAGGNASWALQTPAGQNGEPFRKQGPLTIVRRSSGKGKNVRNTGSGSLDSASSSCSLSNPGGKIQFHNIDSELLANPSLPAVDTPDACDKAALRLRCLLKQLQHGEISAELLQLNLHYAARVLEAVFIDETRRLADEDDELSEVQPDAVPPEVREWLASTFTRQLATTRRKADEKPKFRSVAHAIRAGIFVDRIYRKVTTTPLMQFPEDVVRVLKTLDDWSFDVFSLNEAASGAPIRYLGYDLLNRYGMIHKFKVPPAVLESFLVRVEEGYCRHRNPYHNNLHAADVAQTMHYVLCQTGLMNWLTDLEIFATLVAAIIHDFEHTGTTNNFHVMSGSDTALLYNDRAVLENHHISASFRILREEDCNILQNLSREEFREFRSLVIDMVLATDMSFHFQQLKNMKNLLSLTEPTVDKSKAVSLVLHCCDISHPAKRWDLHHKWTMQLLEEFFRQGDKERALGLPFSPLCDRNNTLVAESQIGFIEFIVEPSMQVCSDMLESVLAPLNPKTDVPQEAEAATAGDNRFRIKKPWTLCLGENKKIWKEQAAKDAEIRLQKEKEQKESEEVDEEKGKNSSLTTAEE